A single window of Lacerta agilis isolate rLacAgi1 chromosome 12, rLacAgi1.pri, whole genome shotgun sequence DNA harbors:
- the CMC1 gene encoding COX assembly mitochondrial protein homolog: MEFAPGAAEEPQLRHVEKDVLIPKMMREKARELCSDKVQAFTKCCQDSGFLMVVKCREENAALKECVTGYYNDPSFYEECKAEYLKQREEFRETGNRRKQQRLPTSM; this comes from the exons AGGAGCCACAGCTCAGGCACGTAGAAAAGGATGTTTTGATTCCAAAAATGATGAGAGAGAAGGCCAGGGAACTATGTTCTGATAAAGTACAAG CCTTCACCAAATGTTGCCAAGATTCAGGCTTTCTGATGGTGGTAAAATGCAGAGAAGAAAATGCAGCCCTGAAAGAATGCGTCACTGGCTA CTACAATGATCCATCGTTTTATGAAGAATGCAAGGCTGAATATTTGAAGCAAAGGGAAGAGTTCAGAGAAACGGGAAATCGTCGAAAGCAGCAGAGGCTTCCTACAAGCATGTAG